A single genomic interval of Desulfovibrio sp. JC022 harbors:
- a CDS encoding HD domain-containing phosphohydrolase, translating to MISYSEKSAGNKAPSRILVVEDEAIVSLDIQGRLKKLGYHVAGIATSGEQAVQILEECNPDLILMDIMLEGDMDGIDTAAAINKECNIPIIYLTAYADNDTLKRAKITEPFGYIIKPFEDRELNLTIEMALYKHRAETTLNENRRWLKTTFDSIDDAVITTDHHGRIKSMNKSACSLMGNDIDCLFGHDFQETVSIFDSGTMKSIDFFSGNDSIIGDAILKSPHGMTPVSINISGIEEKADVVGKVVVLRDISELKKSEDALKESLTQLRRTFDETVASLTAMSEKRDPYTSGHQQRVAELACRIAVKMKLSAEEINSIRIAGILHDVGKISIPAEILSKPTRLTDLEMNLMKTHSEAGYEILKGISFPWPVAKIVIQHHERMDGTGYPNGLSGDSILQAARIISVADVVEAMSSHRPYRAALGLPKAMAEIARGRGTSYDPEVVDACTQLIEEDNFSFET from the coding sequence ATGATTTCTTACTCTGAAAAAAGTGCTGGCAACAAAGCCCCTTCCCGCATCTTGGTTGTGGAAGATGAAGCTATCGTTTCTCTGGACATACAAGGAAGGCTTAAAAAACTCGGCTACCATGTGGCCGGGATAGCCACATCCGGCGAACAGGCTGTGCAGATTCTAGAAGAATGCAATCCCGACCTAATCCTCATGGACATCATGCTGGAAGGAGATATGGACGGCATAGACACTGCGGCTGCAATCAACAAAGAATGTAATATTCCCATCATTTACCTTACAGCCTATGCTGATAATGACACCCTTAAAAGAGCCAAGATAACCGAACCTTTCGGCTACATTATCAAACCCTTTGAAGACCGGGAACTGAACCTGACCATAGAAATGGCCCTCTACAAGCACCGTGCGGAAACCACCCTTAATGAAAACCGCCGCTGGCTGAAAACCACTTTTGACAGCATAGATGATGCTGTCATTACCACCGACCACCATGGACGTATCAAGTCCATGAACAAATCCGCATGTTCGCTCATGGGTAACGACATTGATTGCTTATTCGGCCATGATTTTCAGGAAACTGTCAGTATTTTTGACTCAGGGACAATGAAATCCATTGATTTTTTTTCCGGTAACGATTCCATAATCGGTGACGCAATCCTCAAAAGTCCACATGGAATGACCCCTGTATCCATAAACATTTCCGGTATTGAGGAAAAAGCAGATGTTGTGGGCAAGGTCGTGGTACTACGCGATATTTCTGAACTGAAAAAAAGTGAGGATGCCCTTAAGGAAAGCCTTACTCAGCTGCGGAGAACTTTTGATGAAACTGTAGCTTCCCTGACCGCCATGTCTGAAAAACGCGATCCCTACACCTCCGGGCATCAGCAGCGGGTGGCGGAACTGGCCTGCCGCATAGCCGTAAAAATGAAACTTTCCGCTGAGGAAATCAACAGCATCAGGATCGCCGGAATTCTGCACGATGTGGGTAAAATATCCATCCCGGCTGAAATTCTTTCCAAACCGACCCGCTTGACCGACCTTGAAATGAACCTGATGAAAACCCATAGCGAAGCCGGCTATGAAATCCTGAAAGGCATTTCCTTTCCATGGCCTGTAGCCAAGATTGTTATCCAACACCATGAACGCATGGACGGAACCGGCTACCCCAACGGACTCAGTGGGGATAGCATCCTGCAAGCAGCCCGGATCATCTCCGTAGCTGACGTGGTGGAAGCCATGAGCTCCCACCGTCCCTATCGCGCGGCACTGGGGTTGCCCAAAGCCATGGCTGAAATTGCGCGCGGACGGGGAACATCGTATGATCCCGAAGTGGTTGATGCCTGCACCCAACTGATTGAAGAAGATAATTTTTCCTTTGAAACATAG
- a CDS encoding bifunctional acetate--CoA ligase family protein/GNAT family N-acetyltransferase gives MSVINLEYLFQPGSVAVIGATNDPANAGNILMRNLMGGGFLGPVMPVSTAAEAISGVLTYKDVADLPKVPDLAVICLPLQECPPLIERLSAIGVKACALIGPGFSAIPEKERVRLRAELLRAANSPQMRILGPKSLGFIVPALNLNASLAPLPAKAGKIAFVSQSDSFIPTVLDWAATNDIGFSHVVSLGSRIDLTFGDVLDYLGSDAQTRSILLYIESINDARDFMSAARAASRNKPVLAIRPGQALQQVTHELSRLDNTMIARAEEVYDVAFRRAGMLRVQTIDGMFDAAQTLASLRQPVRGDRLAIIVNGTSAGLTAADGLIRRGGKLAKLSDETVEKLDVVFDGEWSGANPVTIKFDTPGQKYLDALKILIKDKGVDAVLVVHVPFAGIASAEVAEILAKGLKKVRRMVLTSWLGSDMSRKSRKIFSVHGIPTYESADQAVRAFMYMAEYQRNQELLTETPDSLPTDFFPDTTTARETVHKALSEGRQELNEPEARKVLAAYGLPVVETRVALSAREAVIAADEIGCPVALKIRSPQINQPYDVGGVVLDLESPEKVWEAAATMLTRVNRQRPDAYIEGFTVQKMGRRLGAHELFISAAADSTFGPIIHFGHGGMTREVVRDQAVAMVPLNMSLARELISRTRISRLLSGTPTQPPADIEDLCLTLIQVSQLFIDIPQIVHLDINPLYGDDTGVLALGAKIMVAECREDCPQLAIRPYPRELEECVVLRDSRQVTLRPIRPEDEPAHYKFLEQVSDEDMRMRFFGVVRRDFDHKDMSRFTQINYDREMAFIATAMGEDGKPETLGVVRTSTKPDNSEAEFAIVIRSDLKGTGLGSMLFHKIIRYTKERGTHWLVGQTLFENKAMQGLSRKFGFEISENYEEDLVEMRLDCTKLEDDAE, from the coding sequence ATGAGCGTTATCAATCTGGAATATCTTTTTCAGCCCGGATCAGTTGCTGTAATAGGTGCAACCAATGACCCCGCCAATGCGGGAAATATCCTTATGCGCAACCTGATGGGCGGGGGATTTCTCGGCCCGGTGATGCCGGTAAGTACTGCTGCCGAGGCTATTTCCGGGGTTCTGACTTACAAGGATGTGGCGGATCTGCCCAAGGTCCCGGACCTTGCGGTTATTTGTTTGCCGCTTCAGGAGTGTCCTCCGCTTATTGAAAGGCTCAGTGCCATTGGAGTTAAGGCCTGTGCCCTGATCGGTCCGGGGTTCAGTGCTATCCCTGAAAAGGAAAGGGTCAGGCTGAGGGCGGAACTTCTGCGGGCAGCCAATTCTCCTCAGATGCGAATTCTCGGTCCCAAGAGCCTCGGTTTCATTGTTCCGGCCCTGAATCTTAATGCCAGCCTCGCCCCCCTTCCGGCCAAAGCGGGTAAAATCGCTTTTGTTTCCCAGTCGGACAGTTTTATTCCTACGGTTCTGGATTGGGCGGCTACCAATGATATCGGTTTTTCCCATGTTGTTTCTCTGGGCAGCCGTATTGATCTCACTTTCGGGGACGTGCTCGACTATCTCGGCTCCGATGCCCAGACGCGCTCTATTCTGCTTTACATTGAATCAATTAACGATGCCCGCGATTTTATGTCTGCGGCCCGTGCGGCCTCGCGCAACAAGCCGGTTCTGGCGATCCGTCCGGGGCAGGCTTTGCAGCAGGTCACTCATGAGTTGTCCCGTTTGGACAACACTATGATCGCCCGTGCCGAGGAAGTCTACGATGTGGCTTTCCGCAGGGCCGGGATGCTGCGGGTGCAGACTATTGACGGCATGTTTGACGCAGCCCAGACCCTTGCCAGCTTGCGCCAGCCGGTGCGCGGGGACAGATTGGCGATTATTGTGAACGGGACCAGTGCCGGACTAACCGCTGCTGACGGCCTGATTCGCAGGGGCGGCAAGCTAGCCAAACTTTCCGATGAAACCGTGGAGAAGCTGGATGTTGTCTTTGACGGGGAGTGGAGCGGTGCCAATCCGGTGACCATAAAATTCGATACTCCCGGTCAGAAATATCTTGATGCCCTTAAGATACTGATCAAGGACAAGGGCGTGGACGCCGTGCTGGTGGTCCATGTGCCTTTTGCCGGGATAGCCAGTGCTGAAGTCGCTGAAATACTTGCCAAGGGGTTGAAAAAGGTCCGGCGTATGGTGCTGACCTCATGGCTGGGATCGGATATGTCCCGCAAATCGCGGAAGATTTTTTCTGTTCATGGCATTCCCACTTACGAGAGTGCGGATCAGGCCGTGCGCGCTTTTATGTACATGGCGGAGTATCAGCGTAACCAGGAATTGCTCACTGAAACACCGGATTCCCTGCCTACTGATTTTTTCCCGGATACCACCACTGCCCGCGAAACAGTACACAAGGCTCTTTCCGAGGGACGTCAGGAACTTAACGAACCCGAAGCGCGCAAGGTTCTCGCGGCTTACGGTCTGCCCGTGGTTGAAACAAGGGTGGCCCTTTCCGCCCGTGAAGCAGTTATTGCGGCTGATGAAATCGGTTGTCCGGTGGCCCTTAAGATACGTTCCCCGCAAATCAATCAGCCTTATGATGTGGGCGGGGTGGTTCTTGACCTTGAGAGCCCGGAAAAAGTATGGGAAGCGGCAGCGACCATGCTGACCCGCGTCAATCGTCAACGTCCTGATGCCTACATCGAAGGATTCACGGTCCAGAAAATGGGCCGCAGGCTGGGAGCGCACGAACTTTTTATTTCCGCTGCTGCGGATTCCACCTTCGGGCCGATCATTCATTTCGGTCATGGGGGTATGACCCGCGAGGTTGTCCGCGATCAGGCCGTGGCCATGGTTCCCCTGAATATGAGTCTTGCCCGTGAACTCATCAGCAGGACCCGTATTTCACGGTTGCTTTCCGGCACACCGACCCAGCCCCCTGCGGATATTGAAGATCTTTGCCTGACCCTGATTCAGGTTTCGCAGCTTTTTATCGATATCCCTCAGATCGTGCATCTGGATATCAATCCCCTTTACGGTGATGATACCGGGGTTCTGGCACTTGGTGCCAAGATTATGGTGGCTGAATGCCGGGAGGATTGCCCGCAACTGGCTATCCGTCCTTATCCCCGTGAACTTGAGGAATGCGTTGTGCTCCGGGACAGCAGGCAGGTTACTTTGCGGCCCATCCGTCCCGAAGATGAACCGGCCCACTATAAATTTTTGGAACAGGTTTCGGATGAAGATATGCGTATGCGCTTTTTCGGCGTGGTGCGCAGGGATTTTGACCACAAGGATATGTCCCGCTTCACCCAGATCAATTATGACCGCGAGATGGCCTTTATAGCCACAGCCATGGGTGAGGACGGCAAGCCGGAAACCCTCGGCGTTGTGCGCACCTCCACCAAGCCGGATAATTCGGAAGCGGAGTTCGCCATTGTGATCCGTTCCGATCTAAAGGGAACCGGGCTGGGCTCCATGCTTTTTCATAAGATCATCCGTTACACAAAGGAACGGGGAACCCATTGGCTGGTGGGGCAGACCCTTTTTGAAAACAAGGCCATGCAGGGACTTTCCCGTAAATTCGGATTTGAAATCAGCGAAAATTATGAAGAAGACCTTGTGGAAATGCGTCTGGACTGCACAAAGCTGGAAGATGATGCGGAGTAG
- a CDS encoding lysylphosphatidylglycerol synthase transmembrane domain-containing protein: MSHPEPETSRTKVFISNIIKSLFAGGLLFWLVKSGGIRPEYLMVAPEHIPGLSAACLIIAAGMSLAALRYVELLKGAGLTIKPGDSFSISAIMYFFTQCVMGSASGDVARYFYTTRITGEGARVGAAIIVDRIIGIMGLFMFGGLGMAFNWSLVEHSPELRIIACPMLGILCLIWLSVLLGFLALVRGRMFGFLAGITFPVLAGLLCISDSGFLGREVGPVLFYAASLSLVAPLIAPEFLETGFVYRRFFKGSKLGEKLGEVVSALLVYRNSTTTVLKIAGLTAVQHLALIYSLYLLSRIQNIPVLPDFNEIFFAAPLSFLAGVIPAPAAGLGVNEAAFETLLYLGSCGTVTAGASIFLMYRIWATLFSLSGLYFVMRSKK; the protein is encoded by the coding sequence TTGAGTCATCCTGAACCTGAAACAAGCCGGACCAAGGTTTTCATATCAAATATTATAAAGTCCCTCTTTGCCGGGGGACTTCTTTTCTGGTTAGTCAAATCCGGGGGAATCAGGCCGGAATATCTCATGGTTGCCCCGGAACATATTCCGGGGCTGAGTGCGGCTTGCCTGATTATCGCTGCGGGGATGAGTTTGGCGGCCTTGCGTTACGTGGAGCTGCTTAAGGGAGCGGGGCTTACGATCAAGCCTGGTGATAGTTTTTCCATTTCCGCGATTATGTATTTTTTCACCCAATGCGTCATGGGATCGGCCAGTGGAGATGTGGCCCGTTATTTTTACACCACCCGTATTACCGGAGAGGGCGCACGAGTCGGTGCGGCCATCATTGTGGACCGCATTATCGGTATTATGGGGCTGTTCATGTTCGGCGGGCTGGGTATGGCTTTCAATTGGTCTCTTGTGGAGCACTCGCCGGAATTGCGGATTATTGCCTGTCCCATGCTGGGAATTCTCTGTTTGATCTGGCTGAGCGTGTTGCTCGGATTTCTGGCTCTTGTGCGCGGACGGATGTTCGGTTTTCTGGCTGGGATAACCTTTCCTGTTCTGGCTGGATTGCTCTGCATTTCCGATTCAGGATTTCTGGGCCGGGAAGTGGGGCCGGTGCTTTTTTACGCCGCTTCATTGTCTCTTGTTGCGCCTTTGATTGCCCCTGAATTTCTGGAGACAGGTTTTGTTTACAGGAGATTTTTCAAGGGATCGAAACTTGGAGAGAAACTCGGAGAGGTTGTTTCAGCTCTGCTTGTTTACCGGAATTCCACAACAACGGTTTTAAAAATTGCAGGACTGACTGCAGTACAGCACCTTGCTCTTATTTACTCTCTTTATCTGCTTTCCCGGATTCAGAATATCCCGGTATTGCCTGATTTCAATGAGATATTTTTCGCGGCTCCGCTTTCCTTTCTTGCCGGGGTAATTCCCGCTCCCGCTGCCGGGCTGGGGGTCAATGAAGCGGCTTTTGAAACCCTGCTTTATCTGGGGTCCTGCGGAACAGTCACTGCCGGGGCGTCCATTTTTCTTATGTACCGGATCTGGGCCACCCTGTTTAGTTTGAGCGGACTCTATTTCGTGATGCGTTCAAAGAAATAA
- a CDS encoding carbonic anhydrase codes for MEGNLRFVKGTSVYPNQTSHQRKVLALRGQNPFATVVTASDSRVDPVLIFDRGLGDLFTVRLAGNVAGSDTLASVEYSMLALETPLLVVMGHTRSTLIKAAIDKVELRGHLVQLMGKLEPAVKMTRVLYPSLKGGELVDKVAETNVRQVMREILGQCPAILEKVRSGKAQLMGAVYDTDTGVVRWLGP; via the coding sequence ATGGAAGGAAACTTGCGTTTTGTAAAAGGAACCAGTGTCTATCCCAACCAGACCTCCCATCAACGCAAGGTTCTGGCCTTAAGGGGACAGAATCCTTTTGCCACTGTGGTTACTGCTTCTGATTCACGGGTTGATCCGGTGTTGATTTTTGATCGCGGTCTCGGTGATCTTTTCACTGTGCGTCTGGCGGGTAACGTGGCCGGATCGGATACTCTGGCCTCGGTTGAATACTCCATGCTGGCCCTTGAAACACCGTTGCTGGTGGTTATGGGGCATACCCGTTCAACTTTGATCAAAGCGGCTATCGACAAGGTGGAGCTGAGAGGGCATCTGGTGCAGCTCATGGGTAAACTGGAGCCGGCAGTCAAGATGACCCGCGTACTTTATCCTTCGCTCAAGGGCGGAGAGCTGGTAGATAAAGTTGCGGAAACAAATGTCCGTCAGGTCATGCGTGAAATTCTGGGCCAATGTCCGGCTATTCTTGAAAAGGTTCGCTCCGGCAAGGCTCAGCTTATGGGTGCTGTTTACGATACTGATACAGGGGTCGTGCGCTGGCTTGGACCTTAG
- a CDS encoding diguanylate cyclase, with the protein MIDNELRHVQRKSLKLFLLIFIFAGSIVVAMMSFFFITENNNHLDQLKMREQASVDLQEEVIKDSFDFIVSDLLFLAGQSPLIDFCNSEHKGEKRIVEKEFYNFLFCKKKYNHVVFLDSSGMEKIRVNYNKGDPWVVMDEKLQDKSRRYYFADCLPLEEREVFISPLDLNIERGHVEKPYKPVVRFGTPVFDSEGNKDGVLVFNYLAQDMLERISSIDTAAPSVKMLLNSKGYWLLGPDRASEWGFMLPDRMNLSFAKIYPDEWERMLKEKKGQFRSANGLFTFVTIHPLREGYRSSTGAGGPYLPSRMLVSSAGYFWVLASHLPEGVMEESAVELFFNMALLGGVFILFVASGAWILALSLTKRRLYQEQLLKTAMHDSLTGLPNRKLFFDRLENLIESSGRYGRGFALVYLDLNGFKKINDTLGHAAGDELLISFGNRLKASLRKSDTVARLGGDEFAVILPEVNSPEQLKKICSKVYTQFSAPIQLSMKKVMISFSAGAAIFPTHATDSENLVKYADAAMYDDKRSGKSDSLIVSNDQGRNQST; encoded by the coding sequence ATGATTGATAATGAACTAAGACATGTGCAGAGAAAAAGCCTGAAGCTTTTTTTACTGATCTTTATTTTTGCGGGCAGTATTGTGGTCGCAATGATGTCTTTTTTCTTTATTACGGAGAATAATAACCATTTGGACCAACTGAAGATGAGAGAGCAGGCTTCGGTTGATTTACAGGAAGAAGTGATCAAAGACAGCTTTGATTTTATTGTCAGCGACCTTCTTTTCCTTGCCGGGCAATCTCCGCTTATTGATTTTTGTAACTCTGAACACAAAGGCGAAAAACGCATCGTTGAAAAAGAGTTTTACAATTTTTTGTTTTGTAAGAAGAAGTACAACCATGTCGTTTTCTTAGATAGTTCCGGCATGGAAAAAATAAGGGTTAACTATAATAAAGGTGACCCTTGGGTTGTCATGGATGAAAAACTTCAGGACAAATCCCGGCGTTATTATTTTGCTGACTGTCTTCCTCTTGAAGAGCGTGAAGTCTTTATTTCACCCCTTGATTTGAATATAGAGCGCGGGCATGTGGAAAAGCCCTACAAGCCGGTTGTTCGTTTTGGGACTCCGGTTTTTGATTCCGAGGGCAACAAGGACGGGGTCTTGGTTTTTAATTATCTTGCCCAGGATATGCTTGAACGTATTTCAAGTATTGATACCGCTGCCCCCAGTGTGAAAATGCTGCTTAATTCAAAAGGTTATTGGCTCCTAGGACCTGACCGGGCCAGCGAATGGGGGTTTATGCTGCCTGATCGCATGAACCTTTCCTTTGCGAAAATATATCCGGATGAATGGGAACGCATGCTCAAGGAAAAGAAGGGGCAGTTTCGTTCAGCAAATGGACTGTTTACCTTTGTAACCATTCATCCCCTGCGTGAGGGGTACCGCTCCAGCACCGGAGCTGGCGGGCCGTATTTGCCGAGCAGGATGCTGGTCAGTTCCGCAGGTTATTTCTGGGTGCTTGCTTCACATCTGCCTGAAGGAGTTATGGAGGAAAGCGCCGTGGAGTTGTTTTTCAATATGGCTTTGCTGGGCGGTGTTTTTATACTGTTTGTCGCGTCCGGAGCATGGATTCTGGCATTGTCTCTCACCAAGCGTCGGCTTTATCAGGAACAGTTGCTTAAGACAGCCATGCATGATTCCCTGACCGGACTGCCCAATCGTAAACTTTTCTTTGATAGGCTGGAGAATCTTATTGAGAGTTCAGGGCGTTACGGGCGCGGTTTTGCCCTTGTCTACCTTGACCTTAATGGATTCAAGAAAATTAATGATACATTAGGACATGCTGCGGGTGATGAACTTTTAATCAGTTTTGGGAACAGGCTAAAAGCCAGTTTGCGTAAATCTGATACTGTGGCCCGTCTTGGCGGTGATGAATTTGCAGTAATCTTGCCTGAAGTGAATTCTCCTGAACAGCTTAAGAAAATTTGTTCCAAGGTTTATACACAGTTTTCCGCTCCGATACAGCTAAGCATGAAAAAGGTGATGATCAGCTTCAGTGCCGGTGCGGCCATTTTTCCCACACATGCAACGGACAGTGAAAATCTGGTCAAGTATGCTGATGCAGCTATGTACGACGATAAAAGAAGTGGAAAGAGTGATAGTTTGATTGTCAGCAACGACCAAGGCCGAAATCAGTCCACTTGA
- a CDS encoding sigma-54 dependent transcriptional regulator translates to MNKNILIVDDEDGIRYSLRGILEDEGFAVSDAESGEIALKHLAEEQPDLVFLDIWLPGMDGLKVLDHIKKEWDWLPVVMISGHGNIETAVSAIKKGAFDFIEKPLSLEKVVITAEKAVEFSRLQSENKALRTRIAAEQPAKLTGQSESIDSMREVIGQVAPTDAWVLITGENGTGKEIVARSIHSQSQRSTNPLVAVNCAAIPEELIESELFGHEKGAFTGAEKAQEGKFELADNGTLFLDEIGDMSLKTQAKILRILQEQRFERVGGRKTINVDVRVIAATNKDLFQEIKNGNFREDLYYRLKVFPLEVPPLRDRAKDIPLLINEFITSLNRQHGFKPLAFTDSALKVLTQYSWPGNVRELKNFVERMLIMFGGKEVGPDKLPPEISNGPRNERTGTDQEQQPHPLPEGEVDFKKARADFEAQFLEAKLREYKGNVSKLAEAVGLERSSLYRKLKAYEIQVD, encoded by the coding sequence ATGAACAAAAATATACTGATTGTGGATGACGAAGACGGCATCAGGTACTCCCTGCGCGGAATTCTTGAAGATGAAGGATTTGCTGTCAGCGATGCTGAATCCGGCGAAATAGCTTTGAAACATCTTGCCGAAGAACAGCCCGACCTTGTCTTTCTTGATATCTGGCTTCCGGGCATGGACGGTCTTAAAGTCCTCGACCATATCAAAAAAGAATGGGACTGGCTGCCTGTGGTCATGATCTCCGGCCACGGCAACATTGAAACCGCTGTTTCCGCCATCAAAAAAGGAGCTTTCGACTTTATTGAAAAGCCGCTCTCTCTTGAAAAGGTGGTCATCACTGCTGAAAAAGCCGTGGAATTCTCCCGCTTGCAATCAGAAAACAAGGCCCTGCGCACCCGTATTGCCGCAGAACAACCCGCCAAACTTACCGGACAATCCGAATCCATTGATTCCATGCGCGAAGTCATCGGGCAAGTCGCCCCCACTGACGCATGGGTACTCATTACCGGTGAAAACGGAACCGGCAAGGAAATTGTAGCCCGCTCCATTCATTCCCAAAGCCAGCGATCAACCAACCCCCTTGTGGCGGTAAACTGCGCAGCCATTCCTGAAGAACTGATTGAATCAGAACTATTCGGTCATGAGAAAGGAGCCTTCACCGGAGCGGAAAAAGCGCAGGAAGGTAAATTCGAACTGGCCGACAACGGCACCCTGTTTCTGGATGAAATCGGCGACATGAGCCTGAAAACACAGGCCAAAATCCTGCGAATCCTGCAAGAACAACGATTTGAAAGGGTCGGCGGCAGGAAAACCATCAATGTGGACGTGCGCGTAATCGCCGCGACCAACAAAGACCTGTTTCAGGAAATCAAAAACGGTAACTTCCGTGAGGACCTTTACTATCGGCTGAAAGTCTTCCCGCTGGAAGTCCCCCCCCTGCGTGACCGGGCAAAGGACATTCCTTTGCTGATCAATGAATTTATCACCAGTCTCAACCGCCAGCACGGCTTCAAACCACTGGCCTTTACTGACTCGGCCCTCAAAGTGCTGACCCAATACTCGTGGCCCGGAAATGTAAGGGAATTGAAAAATTTTGTGGAAAGAATGCTGATCATGTTCGGCGGCAAAGAAGTCGGCCCGGACAAACTGCCCCCGGAAATCTCCAACGGTCCGCGTAATGAGAGAACAGGCACTGATCAGGAACAACAGCCACACCCTCTTCCCGAGGGCGAGGTGGATTTCAAAAAGGCCCGTGCGGACTTTGAAGCCCAGTTCCTTGAAGCAAAACTCCGCGAGTATAAAGGTAATGTGTCAAAACTGGCTGAAGCAGTGGGACTTGAAAGAAGCTCCCTCTACCGCAAGCTCAAAGCTTACGAGATTCAAGTGGACTGA